In Caloenas nicobarica isolate bCalNic1 chromosome 35, bCalNic1.hap1, whole genome shotgun sequence, a single window of DNA contains:
- the LOC136000831 gene encoding HLA class II histocompatibility antigen, DM beta chain-like isoform X2, translated as MSPRWRPPGPPAPATGAFLVHVSSSCALAPNGSALAFDFAFVFNKNPLVCYDPSARRFVPCDWGLLHPYATHLATVLNNDTAWLQRTEERRQACRELAPRFWASTALRQTPPRARIIPSKTGNARAPVLLTCHVWGFYPREVTVIWLHNGDVVGPGDHPPISAVPNGDWTYQTQVTLMVAPVAGDTFTCSVQHASLDQPLLEDWGPGLSPGLALKVAAATVVMALGLSFFIAGVYCYRARPPAPGYTPLPGDNYPAGSI; from the exons GCGCCTTCCTGGTGCACGTGTCCAGCTCCTGCGCGCTGGCGCCCAACGGCTCCGCGCTGGCCTTCGACTTCGCCTTCGTCTTCAACAAGAACCCGCTGGTTTGCTACGACCCCAGCGCCCGGCGCTTCGTCCCCTGCGACTGGGGGCTGCTCCACCCCTACGCCACCCACCTCGCCACCGTCCTCAACAACGACACGGCCTGGCTGCAGCGCACCGAGGAGCGGCGCCAGGCGTGCCGCGAGCTGGCCCCCCGGTTCTGGGCCTCCACGGCGCTGCGGCAGA CGCCGCCCCGAGCCCGCATCATCCCCTCCAAGACGGGCAACGCGCGAGCGCCCGTCCTGCTCACCTGCCACGTCTGGGGCTTCTACCCCCGCGAGGTGACCGTCATCTGGCTGCACAACGGGGACGTCGTGGGCCCCGGTGACCACCCCCCCATCTCCGCCGTCCCCAACGGCGACTGGACCTACCAGACGCAGGTGACCCTGATGGTGGCCCCGGTGGCCGGGGACACCTTCACGTGCTCGGTGCAGCACGCCAGCCTGGACCAGCCCCTCCTGGAGGACTGGG GTCCCGGCTTGTCCCCCGGCTTGGCGTTGAAAGTGGCCGCAGCCACCGTGGTGATGGCGCTGGGGCTCAGCTTCTTCATCGCCGGCGTCTACTGCTACCGGGCCAGGCCACCGGCACCGG GTTACACTCCCCTCCCCGGAGACAACTACCCCGCAG GCAGCATCTGA
- the LOC136000842 gene encoding class I histocompatibility antigen, F10 alpha chain-like encodes MGPGRALLLGVLLGVLGGAASGPHSLRYFYVVVSEPSPGVPEFMIVGYVDGNLIMRYDSDTGRAVPRADWMAANLDQQYWDRQTQIGRSDQQIDRMNLEIVRGYYNQSGRARTRQRMYGCDLLEDGSTGGVYQSAYDGRDYIALDLDTMTFTAADVAAQNTKRKWEKDGTEAERQKHYLENTCIEWLKKYVSYGQAVLERKEPPSVRVSGTEAHGTLTLRCRAYGFYPRPITVSWLKDGEVRDQDTEWGGVAPNSDGTYYTSASIEARPEDRDKYRCRVDHASLREPLLVASEPEPNPFIIPLAVAAAVLGVVAGIAGFAIWKYRSGKKEKGYGMAPSADGGSGSSGSSAPVLTA; translated from the exons atggggccggggcgggcgctgctgctgggggtcctgctgggGGTCCTGGGCGGGGCGGCGAGCG ggccccactCCCTGCGCTATTTTTATGTTGTGGTGTCGGAGCCCAGCCCGGGGGTGCCTGAGTTCATGATTGTGGGGTACGTGGACGGGAACCTCATCATGCGCTACGACAGTGACACGGGGAGGGCAGTGCCCCGGGCGGACTGGATGGCGGCCAACCTGGATCAGCAGTACTGGGACAGACAGACCCAGATCGGACGGAGCGATCAGCAGATTGATCGCATGAACCTGGAAATTGTGCGCGGCTACTACAACCAGAGCGGGA GGGCTCGCACCAGGCAGCGCATGTACGGCTGTGACCTCCTGGAGGACGGTAGCACCGGGGGGGTTTATCAGTCCGCCTACGACGGGAGGGACTACATCGCCTTGGACTTGGACACGATGACGTTCACCGCGGCGGATGTGGCGGCACAAAACACCAAGAGGAAGTGGGAGAAGGACGGGACTGAAGCTGAGCGGCAGAAGCACTACCTGGAGAACACCTGCATCGAGTGGCTGAAGAAATACGTGAGCTACGGGCAGGCCGTGCTGGAGAGGAAAG agccccccTCGGTGCGGGTGTCGGGGACGGAGGCCCACGGGACCCTGACCTTGCGCTGCCGCGCGTACGGCTTCTACCCGCGGCCCATCACCGTGAGCTGGCTGAAGGACGGCGAGGTCAGGGACCAGGACACCGAGTGGGGCGGCGTCGCGCCCAACAGCGACGGCACCTACTACACCTCTGCCTCCATCGAGGCCCGCCCGGAGGACAGGGACAAGTACCGGTGCCGCGTGGACCACGCCAGCCTGCGCGAGCCCCTGCTCGTCGCGAGCG AGCCGGAGCCCAACCCGTTCATCATCCCGCTGGCGGTGGCCGCTGCCGTCCTGGGGGTCGTCGCCGGCATCGCTGGGTTCGCCATCTGGAAGTACCGGTCAG ggaagaaggagaagggctACGGCATGGCGCCAA GCGCGGACGGGGGGTCCGGCAGCTCGGGCAGCTCGGCCCCAG TGCTCACCGCCTGA